In one window of Photorhabdus laumondii subsp. laumondii DNA:
- a CDS encoding MBL fold metallo-hydrolase: protein MKYQIIPVTAFMQNCTLIWNEDSKEAAIVDPGGEAEKLIAEIERRGLKLTQILLTHGHFDHVGATAEVAKHFNAPVYGPQQEDAFWIEGLQAQSRMFGIEECPSFEPDRWLNEGDELRVGGVDLSVLHCPGHTPGHVVFVNHVDKLIYMGDVLFKGGVGRSDFPRGNHRQLINSIKDKLLPLGDDYEFIPGHGPMSTLGHERQTNPFLQDEVPSW from the coding sequence ATGAAATACCAAATTATTCCTGTTACTGCTTTTATGCAGAATTGTACCCTTATTTGGAATGAAGATAGTAAGGAAGCGGCAATTGTTGATCCGGGCGGTGAAGCAGAAAAATTGATCGCCGAGATAGAACGTCGTGGTCTGAAATTGACCCAGATTTTATTGACTCATGGTCATTTTGACCATGTTGGTGCAACAGCGGAGGTCGCTAAACATTTTAATGCGCCGGTCTACGGGCCACAGCAGGAAGATGCTTTCTGGATCGAAGGCTTGCAAGCTCAAAGTCGGATGTTTGGCATTGAAGAATGTCCATCATTTGAACCTGATCGCTGGTTAAATGAAGGTGATGAGCTGCGGGTGGGGGGCGTTGACTTATCTGTATTGCACTGTCCGGGACATACGCCAGGGCATGTTGTGTTTGTGAATCATGTAGATAAGCTGATTTACATGGGAGATGTGCTATTTAAAGGAGGAGTTGGGCGTAGTGACTTTCCACGCGGTAATCACCGGCAGTTAATTAACTCAATTAAAGATAAACTTCTGCCACTTGGTGATGATTATGAATTTATTCCGGGGCACGGACCAATGTCGACGCTAGGTCATGAGCGGCAGACTAATCCATTTTTACAGGATGAAGTACCAAGTTGGTGA
- a CDS encoding porin: MKGSIFSAVIPVLLTAGVANAAEIYNKNGNKLDFYGKVDVRHQFAKITQKSDIYPIYSEDGDASYVRLGFRGETQINNQLTGYGRWEYNIQANQVEANDSEGNQTRLGFAGLKLAKYGSLDYGRNYGVLYDVNAWTDVLPVFGADSMSQADTYMTNRATGVLTYRNTDFFGLVDGLNFALQYQGKNDEDSKNSRNSHSKYGSRSKPNGGSNGDGFGLSVTYDIGNGISVGGAYSNADRPITHERLVTSVARGERAEAWNVGAKYDANNLYLAAMYGETHNMTSFGYQDIVSAKTRNIELTAQYQLDSGLRPSLAYVQSRGTTFFTHQDWVKYISIGSYYNFNKNLSAYVDYKINLVHDTPFTKYLDVNTNNAVGIGLVYQF; this comes from the coding sequence ATGAAGGGTAGTATCTTTTCCGCGGTCATCCCAGTGCTGTTGACTGCTGGTGTAGCAAATGCCGCTGAAATTTATAACAAAAACGGTAATAAACTGGATTTTTATGGCAAAGTTGATGTACGGCATCAATTCGCTAAAATTACCCAAAAATCAGATATATACCCTATCTATAGTGAAGATGGTGATGCAAGCTACGTCCGTCTGGGTTTCAGAGGTGAAACCCAAATCAATAACCAACTGACCGGTTATGGTCGTTGGGAATACAATATTCAGGCCAACCAAGTTGAGGCAAATGATTCCGAAGGTAATCAAACCCGTCTAGGTTTCGCGGGTCTAAAATTGGCTAAATATGGTTCTCTAGACTACGGTCGTAATTACGGTGTTCTCTATGACGTCAATGCCTGGACTGATGTACTGCCAGTATTCGGCGCTGATTCCATGTCGCAGGCTGACACCTACATGACTAATCGTGCTACCGGTGTCCTGACTTATCGTAATACGGATTTCTTTGGTCTGGTTGATGGTCTGAACTTCGCCCTGCAATACCAAGGTAAGAACGACGAAGACAGCAAAAACAGCCGCAATTCACACAGTAAATACGGTAGTCGTAGTAAGCCCAATGGTGGTAGTAATGGTGACGGCTTCGGCCTCTCTGTTACCTACGATATAGGCAATGGTATCAGCGTAGGAGGAGCCTACTCCAATGCTGACCGCCCTATTACACATGAAAGGCTCGTTACCTCTGTCGCTCGTGGTGAAAGGGCTGAGGCATGGAACGTTGGTGCCAAATATGATGCAAACAACCTATATCTGGCTGCCATGTATGGCGAAACTCACAATATGACCTCTTTCGGCTACCAAGATATTGTCTCTGCAAAAACTCGTAATATCGAATTAACTGCCCAATATCAGTTGGATTCTGGTCTGCGCCCATCTCTGGCATATGTTCAATCCAGGGGAACAACTTTTTTCACTCATCAAGACTGGGTAAAATATATCTCTATTGGCTCTTATTATAACTTTAACAAAAATTTGTCTGCCTATGTTGATTACAAAATCAACTTAGTCCATGACACCCCCTTCACCAAATATCTTGATGTCAATACGAATAACGCTGTGGGTATAGGTTTGGTATATCAATTCTAA
- a CDS encoding YcbK family protein, giving the protein MDIIDHNRRKWLSAGAAALGLSLLPGHTFATLATPRPRILRFDNLHTGETIKAEFFDGYRYNKEELARLDHLFRDYRQNSVKTIDPKLFDQIYLLQMMIEINKPVQLISGYRSLVTNNQLRKQSKGVAKQSYHTRGRAMDFHIEGIELSRICKAALKMKAGGVGYYPHSNFVHIDTGPVRTW; this is encoded by the coding sequence ATGGATATTATCGATCATAATCGCCGTAAGTGGCTTAGTGCGGGAGCCGCTGCTTTAGGTTTGAGTTTGTTGCCGGGGCATACTTTTGCCACTCTGGCCACTCCACGCCCACGAATTTTACGTTTTGACAACTTACATACGGGTGAAACGATTAAAGCCGAATTTTTTGACGGCTATCGTTACAACAAAGAAGAGCTGGCCCGCTTGGATCATCTGTTTCGAGATTACCGTCAAAATAGCGTTAAGACTATCGATCCTAAATTATTTGATCAGATTTATTTGCTGCAAATGATGATAGAGATTAATAAGCCTGTACAACTTATTTCTGGTTACCGTTCACTGGTAACCAACAATCAGTTGCGCAAGCAAAGTAAAGGAGTGGCTAAACAGAGTTACCATACTCGCGGGCGGGCGATGGATTTTCATATTGAAGGTATTGAGCTTAGTCGTATCTGCAAGGCTGCTCTGAAAATGAAAGCGGGAGGGGTAGGATACTATCCACACAGTAATTTCGTTCATATTGATACAGGTCCCGTCAGGACGTGGTAA
- the pncB gene encoding nicotinate phosphoribosyltransferase has translation MTLDATPIIKSLLDTDAYKLHMQQAVYHRYSHMPVVAEFRCRGDELLGEYATELRHQVNMMADLALTDAEFNYLSSLPFFKADYLDWLKTFRFNPQQVNISVTNGGQLAIHISGLWYEVIMWEVPLLALISELIHRHHSPDNTVENAVNQLRKLIKLFYQHAENEGIDLSSFKLMDFGTRRRFSHRVQHAVVSELQQHFPYLIGTSNYQLAQQLGLPPVGTQAHEWFQAHQQISPDLASSQREALQSWLKEYPNQLGIALTDCITMDAFLRDFDAQFAKNYQGLRHDSGDPVQWGEKAIAHYQKLGIDPMTKTLVFSDSLDFQKALALYRHFHNRINLIFGIGTQLTCNIPGVKPLNIVIKLVECNGKPVAKLSDSPGKTICEDNEFVNRLRAAFDIPQVKQAC, from the coding sequence ATGACACTAGACGCTACCCCAATTATTAAATCACTGCTTGATACTGACGCTTATAAACTTCATATGCAACAAGCAGTGTACCACCGCTACAGCCACATGCCTGTTGTTGCAGAGTTTCGCTGCCGCGGCGACGAACTGCTAGGTGAATATGCCACAGAATTACGTCATCAAGTTAATATGATGGCTGATCTGGCATTAACCGATGCTGAATTTAATTACCTTTCCAGCCTGCCTTTTTTCAAGGCTGATTATCTGGACTGGTTAAAAACCTTTCGTTTTAACCCACAGCAAGTCAATATTTCTGTTACAAATGGCGGCCAATTAGCTATCCATATTTCAGGATTATGGTATGAAGTGATTATGTGGGAAGTCCCATTACTGGCGTTAATCAGTGAATTAATTCATCGTCATCACTCACCAGATAATACGGTGGAAAATGCCGTCAACCAGCTACGCAAGTTGATCAAACTGTTCTATCAACATGCTGAAAATGAAGGAATCGATCTCTCCAGTTTTAAACTGATGGATTTCGGTACACGCCGTCGTTTCTCACACCGTGTTCAACACGCTGTCGTCAGTGAGCTGCAACAGCATTTCCCTTATCTGATTGGCACTAGTAATTACCAACTTGCACAACAGCTTGGGCTCCCTCCTGTTGGAACACAAGCGCATGAGTGGTTTCAAGCTCATCAGCAAATCAGCCCGGATCTGGCTAGCAGTCAACGAGAAGCATTACAGAGTTGGCTGAAAGAATATCCTAACCAATTAGGTATTGCCTTGACTGACTGCATTACAATGGACGCGTTTCTGCGGGACTTTGATGCCCAGTTTGCCAAAAATTATCAAGGCTTACGCCATGATTCGGGTGATCCCGTTCAATGGGGTGAAAAAGCGATCGCCCACTATCAAAAACTGGGTATCGACCCAATGACAAAGACCTTAGTGTTCTCTGACAGCTTGGACTTTCAAAAAGCACTAGCGCTCTATCGTCATTTCCACAACAGAATAAACCTGATTTTCGGTATCGGTACACAGCTCACCTGCAATATCCCAGGGGTTAAGCCACTGAACATCGTCATCAAACTTGTCGAGTGTAATGGCAAACCGGTCGCAAAGCTTTCAGACAGCCCTGGCAAAACCATTTGTGAAGATAACGAGTTTGTTAACAGGCTACGCGCCGCTTTTGATATACCCCAGGTTAAACAAGCTTGTTAA
- the asnS gene encoding asparagine--tRNA ligase: protein MSVAPVVDVLQGRVAVDSEVTVRGWIRTRRDSKAGISFLAVYDGSCFNPLQAVVNNNLPNYQDEVLHLTTGCSVEVTGTVVASLGQGQNFELQATKIVVIGLVEDPDTYPMAAKRHSIEYLREVAHLRPRTNLIGAVARMRHTLAQALHRFFHENGYFWVSTPLITAADTEGAGEMFRVSTLDLQNLPLTDKGEVDFNQDFFGREAFLTVSGQLNGEAYACALSKVYTFGPTFRAENSNTSRHLAEFWMLEPEIAFANLNDAATLAENMLKYVFKAALAERADDLQFFAERVDKDVITRLEKFINSDFAQIDYTSAIEILQNCGQKFENPVFWGVDLSSEHERYLAEKHFQAPVVVKNYPKDIKAFYMRMNDDGKTVAALDVLAPGIGEIIGGSQREERLDMLDKRLEEMGLNKEDYWWYRDLRRYGTVPHSGFGLGFERLVAYVTGVPNVRDVIPFPRTPRSANF from the coding sequence ATGAGCGTAGCGCCTGTAGTCGACGTACTGCAAGGCCGGGTTGCGGTTGATAGTGAAGTCACCGTTCGCGGCTGGATACGTACAAGGAGAGATTCTAAAGCTGGCATCTCTTTCCTCGCCGTCTATGACGGTTCCTGCTTTAATCCATTACAGGCCGTCGTTAATAATAATTTGCCCAATTATCAGGATGAAGTTCTGCATTTAACTACCGGTTGTTCTGTCGAAGTGACAGGGACAGTCGTTGCTTCCCTTGGTCAAGGGCAGAACTTTGAACTGCAAGCGACGAAAATCGTCGTGATCGGTCTGGTTGAAGATCCTGACACCTATCCCATGGCCGCTAAACGCCACAGCATTGAATACCTGCGCGAAGTTGCTCACCTGCGTCCACGTACCAACCTGATTGGTGCCGTTGCTCGTATGCGCCATACCCTTGCTCAAGCACTACACCGTTTCTTCCATGAAAATGGTTACTTCTGGGTTTCCACCCCGTTGATCACGGCGGCTGATACAGAAGGTGCTGGCGAAATGTTCCGCGTCTCTACGCTGGATCTACAAAATCTGCCTTTAACTGACAAAGGTGAAGTGGATTTCAACCAAGATTTTTTCGGCCGCGAAGCTTTCCTGACCGTATCTGGACAATTGAACGGTGAAGCATACGCTTGTGCATTAAGCAAAGTTTACACATTCGGCCCGACTTTTCGTGCTGAAAACTCTAATACCAGCCGCCATCTGGCAGAATTCTGGATGCTTGAACCAGAAATCGCCTTCGCTAACCTCAATGATGCCGCCACATTAGCTGAAAATATGTTGAAATATGTTTTCAAAGCCGCATTGGCAGAACGTGCTGATGATCTGCAATTCTTCGCTGAACGCGTGGATAAAGATGTTATCACCCGCCTGGAAAAATTTATTAATTCTGACTTTGCTCAGATTGATTACACCAGTGCCATTGAAATTCTGCAAAACTGCGGCCAGAAATTTGAAAATCCAGTCTTCTGGGGAGTTGACCTTTCTTCGGAACATGAACGTTATCTGGCAGAGAAACATTTCCAAGCTCCGGTTGTCGTGAAAAACTATCCAAAAGATATTAAAGCCTTCTATATGCGAATGAACGACGACGGTAAAACTGTCGCGGCACTGGATGTACTTGCACCAGGCATTGGCGAAATTATCGGCGGCTCACAGCGTGAAGAGCGTCTGGATATGCTGGATAAGCGTCTGGAAGAGATGGGGCTTAATAAAGAAGATTACTGGTGGTACCGTGATCTGCGTCGTTATGGCACCGTTCCTCACTCTGGGTTCGGACTGGGCTTTGAACGTCTGGTTGCTTACGTGACTGGCGTGCCAAATGTACGTGATGTCATCCCCTTCCCGCGCACACCAAGAAGCGCAAACTTCTAA
- a CDS encoding amino acid aminotransferase translates to MFEKITAAPADPILGLADSFRSDPRTNKINLGIGVYKDETGKTPVLTSVKKAEQYLLENETTKNYLPISGLAEFGRVTQELLFGKDHPVVTDKRARTAQSPGGTGALRIAADFIAKQTNAKRVWISNPTWPNHKNVFSAAGLEVCEYKYYDAEKHALNFEDMLASLSEAQAGDVVLFHGCCHNPTGIDPTPAQWAKLAEMSAEKGWLPIFDFAYQGFAKGLNEDAEGLRIFAKNHNELIVASSYSKNFGLYNERVGACTIVASDSDTAEKAFSQAKAIIRANYSNPPAHGASIVTTILSNEDLKAAWEQELTTMRERIQRMRQLFVNTLQEKGAKQDFSFIISQNGMFSFSGLTKEQVERLRDEFGIYAVSSGRINVAGLTLENMAPLCEAIVAVL, encoded by the coding sequence ATGTTTGAGAAAATCACCGCAGCGCCTGCCGACCCTATTCTTGGCTTAGCCGATAGTTTCCGTTCTGATCCTCGTACAAATAAAATCAACCTTGGTATCGGTGTCTATAAAGACGAAACAGGAAAAACCCCGGTTCTGACCAGTGTTAAAAAAGCTGAACAATATTTACTGGAAAACGAAACAACAAAGAATTATCTGCCGATTAGCGGCTTAGCCGAATTTGGCCGCGTAACTCAAGAATTACTGTTTGGCAAAGATCACCCAGTTGTCACAGATAAACGCGCCCGCACAGCACAAAGCCCAGGCGGTACCGGTGCTTTACGTATTGCTGCGGATTTCATTGCCAAACAGACTAATGCTAAACGAGTTTGGATCAGCAACCCAACCTGGCCAAACCATAAAAACGTTTTTTCCGCCGCTGGTCTGGAAGTCTGTGAATATAAATACTATGACGCTGAAAAACACGCGCTGAATTTCGAAGACATGCTGGCAAGCCTGTCCGAAGCTCAGGCTGGTGATGTTGTTCTGTTCCACGGCTGCTGCCACAATCCGACAGGCATCGATCCAACCCCGGCACAATGGGCTAAACTGGCAGAAATGTCTGCGGAGAAAGGCTGGTTGCCTATTTTTGATTTCGCTTACCAAGGATTTGCCAAGGGCCTAAACGAAGATGCAGAGGGCCTACGTATTTTTGCGAAAAATCATAATGAACTGATTGTTGCCAGCTCTTACTCCAAAAACTTTGGCCTGTACAATGAACGTGTCGGTGCCTGTACTATTGTTGCTAGTGACAGTGATACAGCAGAAAAAGCGTTCAGCCAAGCTAAAGCGATTATCCGTGCTAACTATTCCAACCCACCCGCTCATGGTGCATCTATTGTCACTACCATTTTGTCAAATGAAGACCTGAAAGCAGCTTGGGAACAGGAACTGACCACCATGCGCGAACGTATCCAGCGTATGCGTCAACTGTTTGTCAATACCTTGCAGGAAAAAGGGGCAAAACAGGATTTCAGCTTTATTATTAGCCAAAATGGTATGTTCTCATTCAGTGGCCTGACAAAAGAACAAGTAGAACGTCTGCGTGATGAGTTTGGTATATACGCTGTCAGTTCCGGTCGTATTAACGTCGCTGGCTTGACGTTAGAAAACATGGCTCCACTATGTGAAGCCATTGTTGCAGTACTCTAA
- the ompC gene encoding porin OmpC: protein MMKRNVLAVVIPALLAAGAANAAEVYNKDGNKLDLYGKVEVQHKFANNKSGEDGDNSFARLGFKGETQVNDQLTGFGRWEYNIKGNRAEGTDEETKTRLAFAGLKLSNYGSLNYGRNYGVVYDVNAWTDVLPVFGGDSMAQTDNFMTGRSTGLLTYRNTDFFGLVDGLNFALQYQGENSENTANSRINRKDNGDGYGFSATYDVGYGISVGGAYSNSARTSAQKTAFSVVEEKGKKDKPTGSTALGDRAESWNIGAKYDANNIYLAAMYGETRNMTRFGGNVDGVNWENIANKTQNIELTAQYQFDFGLRPSLAYVQSKGKNLLGDDGKESSSRDLVKYISVGSYYYFNKNLTTYVDYKINLLDSNEFTKATGTSTDNVVGVGMIYQF, encoded by the coding sequence ATGATGAAACGCAATGTTCTTGCAGTAGTAATCCCAGCTCTGTTAGCTGCTGGGGCAGCAAATGCAGCTGAAGTTTATAATAAAGACGGCAACAAACTGGACCTATACGGTAAAGTTGAAGTCCAGCACAAATTCGCTAACAACAAAAGTGGCGAAGATGGCGATAACTCCTTCGCCCGTCTGGGTTTCAAAGGTGAAACTCAAGTTAATGACCAACTGACCGGTTTTGGCCGTTGGGAATACAATATCAAAGGTAACCGTGCAGAAGGTACTGACGAAGAAACCAAAACGCGTTTAGCTTTCGCTGGTTTGAAACTTTCTAACTACGGTTCACTGAACTACGGCCGTAACTACGGTGTGGTTTATGATGTCAACGCTTGGACCGATGTGTTGCCAGTATTTGGTGGCGACTCAATGGCGCAGACTGACAACTTCATGACCGGCCGTTCTACTGGTCTGTTGACTTACCGCAATACCGATTTCTTCGGTTTAGTTGATGGCCTGAATTTTGCCCTGCAATATCAGGGTGAAAATAGTGAAAACACGGCTAATAGCCGTATCAACCGTAAAGACAACGGTGATGGTTACGGTTTCTCTGCAACTTATGACGTAGGTTATGGTATTAGCGTCGGTGGTGCATACTCTAACTCTGCCCGTACTTCTGCGCAAAAAACTGCTTTTAGCGTTGTTGAGGAAAAAGGGAAAAAAGACAAACCTACTGGCTCTACTGCCTTGGGTGATCGCGCTGAATCATGGAACATTGGCGCCAAATACGATGCCAACAACATCTACCTGGCTGCCATGTACGGTGAAACCCGTAATATGACTCGTTTCGGTGGAAATGTTGACGGTGTAAACTGGGAAAATATCGCTAACAAAACCCAGAACATCGAATTGACCGCCCAATATCAGTTCGACTTCGGTTTACGTCCATCTCTGGCATACGTTCAGTCCAAAGGTAAAAATCTGCTCGGTGACGATGGGAAAGAATCCAGCAGCCGCGATCTCGTAAAATATATTTCTGTTGGTAGTTACTACTACTTCAACAAAAACTTGACTACCTATGTTGATTACAAAATCAACCTGCTGGATAGCAATGAATTCACCAAAGCAACGGGTACCAGCACTGACAACGTTGTTGGCGTAGGTATGATTTACCAATTCTAA
- a CDS encoding IS1634-like element ISPlu4 family transposase yields MSTPIPAIKRLDHLGLIAAFCHEAGLPRMIDAIIPKYSSHTVSHGDAFLAMILNGLGFHSRTLHMFSGFFQHKPIARLIGADIEAEHLNDDVLGRTLDALYEAGVSEVYQVLAEQVVDKLGLNPDSVHLDITSFHVDGDYDSALGDDTKRIALVPGYSRDHRPELNQVVLELICENQAGIPVYMQAMSGNTNDAKAFAQTIKTHIQCLKAAQNSRYFVADAALYTEAAIASLHQQKQRFITRVPLTIKEAKQSLLNVTAEQFSPISEGYSGCWVTSSYGGVPQRWLLVNSTAAEKRENQTFRKNTLRETENESKQFDKLGKKPFACREDALQALHDFESQCQFIGIASPEIQAITAYAGRGKPGKHQPPKSVHYQLAGQAYTRLDKVKQARLRVGRFILATNERDEGRLDMAALLANYKAQQKVERGFRFLKSPEFLTSAIFLKKPERIEALLMVMTCCLMVYAALEHKIRHELKQNVPFFPDMKNKPTQSPTARWVFLAFEGISTFEFQEHKMVTGMQSYHHELLSLLGAQYKAVYS; encoded by the coding sequence ATGTCCACACCTATACCTGCCATTAAACGTCTCGATCATCTTGGCCTTATCGCCGCTTTTTGTCATGAAGCCGGTTTACCCCGCATGATTGATGCCATTATCCCAAAATATTCATCGCATACTGTCTCTCACGGCGACGCTTTTCTGGCGATGATCCTTAACGGGCTGGGGTTTCACAGCCGGACATTGCACATGTTTTCCGGCTTTTTTCAACATAAGCCGATTGCGCGTTTAATTGGTGCTGACATTGAAGCTGAACACCTTAATGATGATGTGCTCGGCCGTACACTGGATGCCTTATATGAAGCGGGGGTGTCGGAAGTTTATCAGGTGCTTGCTGAGCAAGTGGTTGATAAATTAGGGTTAAATCCCGATTCCGTTCATTTGGATATCACGAGTTTTCATGTCGATGGTGACTATGACAGCGCATTGGGAGATGACACAAAACGTATTGCACTGGTGCCGGGTTATAGCCGGGATCACCGGCCTGAACTGAACCAGGTTGTCCTTGAACTGATTTGCGAAAATCAGGCAGGTATCCCTGTCTATATGCAGGCTATGAGCGGGAATACGAATGATGCCAAAGCCTTTGCCCAGACGATCAAAACCCATATTCAATGCCTGAAAGCAGCACAAAACAGCCGCTACTTTGTGGCCGATGCCGCCCTTTATACTGAAGCCGCGATCGCTTCGCTTCATCAGCAAAAACAACGATTTATTACGCGTGTTCCCCTGACGATCAAGGAAGCTAAACAGTCTCTCCTGAACGTGACAGCGGAGCAATTCAGCCCCATCAGTGAGGGCTATTCAGGCTGCTGGGTGACGTCATCATATGGCGGCGTTCCTCAGCGTTGGTTACTGGTGAACAGTACGGCGGCAGAAAAACGTGAAAACCAGACTTTCCGGAAAAACACACTCAGGGAAACAGAAAACGAGTCTAAACAGTTCGACAAACTGGGCAAAAAGCCCTTTGCCTGCCGGGAGGATGCCTTACAGGCACTGCATGATTTTGAGTCTCAATGCCAGTTTATCGGCATCGCCTCGCCGGAAATTCAGGCGATTACCGCGTATGCGGGGCGCGGGAAACCCGGCAAGCATCAACCCCCCAAATCGGTTCATTATCAATTAGCCGGTCAGGCTTATACCCGGTTAGACAAGGTGAAGCAGGCCAGATTGCGGGTCGGGAGGTTTATTTTAGCGACCAATGAACGGGATGAAGGACGGCTTGATATGGCGGCGTTACTGGCTAATTATAAGGCACAACAAAAGGTGGAGCGGGGTTTTCGCTTCCTGAAAAGTCCGGAATTCCTGACGTCTGCCATTTTCCTGAAAAAACCGGAGCGGATAGAAGCGCTGTTAATGGTGATGACATGTTGTCTCATGGTTTATGCGGCGCTGGAACATAAAATTCGCCATGAATTGAAACAAAATGTGCCGTTTTTCCCCGATATGAAGAACAAACCGACACAATCCCCCACCGCGCGTTGGGTATTTCTGGCCTTTGAAGGGATCAGCACCTTTGAATTTCAAGAACATAAAATGGTGACAGGAATGCAATCTTACCACCATGAGCTTTTGAGTTTATTAGGTGCACAATATAAAGCGGTTTATTCCTGA